Part of the Burkholderia humptydooensis genome, GGGAAGATTGCATCACCAAAGAGACCTCTTGAAACGATGGACGTCGCGCGGCGCCGCGCTCACGCGTCGCCGGACTGCTTTTTCGCCGCGCGCCGCGCGGCATACAGGCCGAAGCCGGCGGCGGCCGCCGCCATGCCCCACCACTGGAACATGTAACCGTAGTTGCGCTCAACGCCTGTCGTCGGCGCGGGCCAGTCGCGCACGAGCTTGTCGCCGTCGTCGCTCGTCTGCTGGATCACGAACGGCTGCAGCGGCAGGCCCGTTTCCTGCGCATACGCGGTGGCGTCGAGATTCTGCCGGATCTTCTGGCGCGCGGCCGAGCCGCCCTCGCCGAGCTCGAACGCGCGCGACGCGTTGCCGCGCGCGATGCCCTCGATCGTCACGTCGCCCGCGGGCGTCGCGAACGGCTCGATCGCGGTGCGATCGGCGTAATTGCGCGGCAGCCAGCCGCGGTTCACGAGCACGTAGCCGCCGTTCGCGAGCTTCATCGGCATCACGACGTAGAAGCCCGGCTGATCGTTGTACGGCCGGTTGTCGAGGAACACCGCGAGTTCCGGCATGAAACGCCCCGTGGCGCGCACGCGATGGAACTCGATGTCCTTCAACGCGACGCTCTCGCGCGGCACGTCGGCCGGGCTCGCATGCTCGTAGCGCGCGATCTGCGCGTCGAGCGCCTCCTTCTGATGCGCGCGGTCGCGCTGCCAGAAACCGAGCCGCACTGTGATCGCGATCACCGCGAGAATCAGCAGCGCAGGCAGCCAGCGGATTCTCATCGCGCCGCTCCCCGGGCGCGACGATCGCCCGACCGAAGTGCGATAATGCCCCTTTCTTCCTCCAACTGCCGGTTTCCGGTTAGCTTCATGCACATTCTCGTTCCGATCGCCTTCGTACTCATCATCGCCAGCATGGTGTCGGCGCTGTATTTCATGATGCACGACCGAGGCCATACGAAGCGGATGGTCTGGTCGCTCGCGATGCGCGTCGGGCTGTCGATCTCGCTGTTCCTGTTCATCCTGTTCGCGAACTGGATGGGCTGGATCCATTCGACCGGCATTCCGATCGGCCGCTGATGCGGCATAACGCCGCACGAGTGCCGCCCCTTCAAGCAAAAGCGCCGCCCGATGAAGTCGGGGCGGCGCACCGGTCCTGCCTGCGGCGCTTCGGCGCGCATCGCGGCGCCGACGAACCAGGCAAACGGCCCGCGCATTGCTGCGCGGGCCGTTTTCGTTGTTACAGCCAGTAGACGACGACGTACAGGCCGAGCCAGACGACGTCGACGAAGTGCCAGTACCACGCGGCGCCTTCGAACGCGAAGTGGTGATCCGGCTTGAAGTGGCCGCGGATCATACGCACCAGCACCACCGCGAGCATCGTGCCGCCCAGGAACACGTGGAAGCCGTGGAAGCCCGTCAGCAGGAAGAACGTCGAGCCGTACACGCCGGAGCCGAGCGTCAGGTTCAGCTCGTTGTACGCGTGGAAGTATTCGAAGCCCTGCAGGAACAGGAAGCAGACGCCGAGCACGAGCGTCGCGGCGAGCCAGGCGATCGCCTTGCCGCGATGATCCTCGCGCAGCGCGTGATGCGACACCGTCAGCGTCGCGCCCGACGACAGCAGCAGCGCGGTGTTGAGGGTCGGGATCGGCCACGGGCCCATCGTCTTGAAGTGGCCGACGAGGGCGCCCGGGCCTTCGTTCGGCCACACGGCGGAGAAGTCCGGCCAGATCAGCTTGTAGTCGAGGCTGCCGAGCTGGTGCATCGCGATTTCGCGCGCATAGAACAGCGCGCCGAAGAACGCGCCGAAGAACATCACTTCGGAGAAGATGAACCAGCTCATGCTCCAGCGGTACGACTTGTCGACGCGCTTGCCGTACATCCCGCCTTCCGACTCGGCGATCGCGTCGCCGAACCAGTGATACAGCACGAACAGGAGCCACAGCAGGCCGACGAGCGCCGTATAGGGCGCCCACGGCTCGCCGTTGACCCACAGCGCGAACGAGCCGAGCATGATCAGCAGGCCGATGGCCGCGCTGATCGGGTGCTGCGACGGGTGCGGCACGAAATAGTACGGGCTCTCGTTTTGACCGGTCATGCTTGATTCTCCACTTCAGTCCAATTTGTTCCGGAACGATCCGGCTTATTTCTGCGGCGGCGCGCGCGGCGCCTCCTCGCTTTGTTTCTGCTCGCGGCCGCGCACGGCGGCGCGCCCGCTGAATCCGCCCCTGCTACCCGACGACCGCGTGCACGATCAGGATCAGCACGCCGACGAACACGGCCGCCCCGATCAGCGCGGCGATCAGCACGTACAGCGGGTTCAGTTGCGTCGCGTCCGCCTCGAGATCGCGCCGCTTGCGCACGCCGAAGAACGACCACATCACCGCCTTGATCGTCTGCGCGAACGTGCTCTTGTTGTCCGTTCCGCTCACCTACGTCGCCTCCTCAATATCACGCGGCGGGCTTCGCCGCAGCGCCGCCCGTGCGCTCCGCCGCGCCGCGCACGGCGGGCGCGGGCGTGTTCAGCTCGAAGAACGTGTACGACAGCGTGATCGTCTTCACGTCCTTCGGCAGCTTCGGATCGATCACGAACACGACCGGCATGTCGCGCGTCTCGTTCGCCGCGAGCGTCTGTTGCGTGAAGCAGAAGCACTCGATCTTCTTGAAGAACTCGGTGGCCTGCTTCGGCGCATAGCTCGGGATCGCCTGCGCGACCACCGTCCTGCCCTGCCCGTTCGTCACTTCGTAGACGACCGTCGTCAACTCGCCCGGATGCACGTCGATGCTGTTGCGCTTCGGCTTGAAGCCGAGCGGGCCGCGCGCGTTCGCGTCGAGCTCGATCGACACCGTCCGGGTGTAATCGATCTGCGTATTTCTCGCCTCTCGCGCGCTGACGTCGCGCTGCAACAGATTATTGATGCCGGTGATCTGGCAGATCGCGCGGTACATCGGCACCAGCGCGAAGCCAAAGCCGAACATCAGCCCCGCCACGACGACGAGCTTCACGAGCATCGACCGGTTGAACGCGCGATCGACGTTCGCCTCGGGCTTCGACATCAGGACTTCCTCAATACTGCGTCAGGACGTGGACGCAATCCACTGCCTGACGACGGCACCCACAAAGAAAACGGCGACGACGATGAGCAGGATCAAGAGCAGCCGCCTGTTGCCCGCGCGAATCTCGTCGGGCGTTCGCCTTTTTTGTGAATTCCGGGTCATGCGAATTTTTTCGTTCGGGTTGGCGCCGCCCGCGTCGTGCGACGCGGGCGGCGAACGCCATCAAACCATTACTCGACCGTCGGCGGATGCTCGAACGTGTGGAACGGAGCCGGGCTCGGCACCGTCCACTCGAGGCCCGTCGCGCCGTCCCACGGCTTGTCGGAAGCACGCTCGAGCTCGCCGCCGCCGCGATACGCGGGCAGCACGACCGCGAACAGGAAGTACACCTGCGCGAGGCCGAAGCCGAACGCGCCGATCGTCGCGAGCTGGTTGAAATCGGTGAACTGCGCCGGGTAGTCCGCATAGCGGCGCGGCATGCCCGCGAGCCCCACGAAGTGCATCGGGAAGAACGTGATGTTGAAGAAGATCATCGACGACCAGAAATGGATCTTCCCGCGCGTCTCGTTGTACATCCAGCCGGTCCACTTCGGCGCCCAGTAGTACCAGCCGGCGAAGAGCGCGAACAGCGAACCCGCGACGAGCACGTAGTGGAAGTGCGCGACGACGAAGTACGTGCCGTGGTACTGGATGTCGAGCGGCGCCATCGCGAGCATCAGGCCCGTGAAGCCGCCCATCGTGAACACGAACAGGAAGCCGATCGCGAACAGCATCGGCGTCTCGAACGTGAGCGAGCCGCGCCACATCGTGGCCGTCCAGTTGAACACCTTCACGCCCGTCGGCACCGCGATCAGCATCGTCGCGTACATGAAGAACAACTGGCCCGTCACCGGCATGCCGGTCGCGAACATGTGGTGCGCCCAGACCATGAACGACAGGATCGCGATCGACGCGGTCGCGTACACCATCGAGCTGTAGCCGAAGAGGGGCTTGCGCGAGAACGCCGGGATCACCTGCGACACGATCCCGAACGCCGGCAGAATCATGATGTACACCTCGGGGTGGCCGAAGAACCAGAAGATGTGCTGATACATCACCGGATCGCCGCCGCCCGCCGCGTTGAAGAACGACGTGCCGAAGTGGCGGTCGAACAGCACCATCGTGATCGCGCCCGCCAGAACAGGCATCACGGCGATCAGCAGGTACGCGGTGATGAGCCACGTCCA contains:
- a CDS encoding cytochrome oxidase small assembly protein: MTRNSQKRRTPDEIRAGNRRLLLILLIVVAVFFVGAVVRQWIASTS
- a CDS encoding DUF2970 domain-containing protein encodes the protein MWSFFGVRKRRDLEADATQLNPLYVLIAALIGAAVFVGVLILIVHAVVG
- a CDS encoding cytochrome c oxidase subunit 3; protein product: MTGQNESPYYFVPHPSQHPISAAIGLLIMLGSFALWVNGEPWAPYTALVGLLWLLFVLYHWFGDAIAESEGGMYGKRVDKSYRWSMSWFIFSEVMFFGAFFGALFYAREIAMHQLGSLDYKLIWPDFSAVWPNEGPGALVGHFKTMGPWPIPTLNTALLLSSGATLTVSHHALREDHRGKAIAWLAATLVLGVCFLFLQGFEYFHAYNELNLTLGSGVYGSTFFLLTGFHGFHVFLGGTMLAVVLVRMIRGHFKPDHHFAFEGAAWYWHFVDVVWLGLYVVVYWL
- a CDS encoding twin transmembrane helix small protein → MHILVPIAFVLIIASMVSALYFMMHDRGHTKRMVWSLAMRVGLSISLFLFILFANWMGWIHSTGIPIGR
- the ctaD gene encoding cytochrome c oxidase subunit I, which codes for MSSIGHDVAAGHAHDDHAHETPHGWRRWLFATNHKDIGTLYLLFSFIMFLSGGVMALAIRAELFEPGLQIMRPEFFNQLTTMHGLIMVFGAIMPAFVGFANWMIPLQIGASDMAFARMNNFSFWLLPVAAVLLVGSFFAPGGATAAGWTLYAPLSTQMGPGMDFAIFAVHIMGASSIMGGINIVVTVLNMRAPGMTLMKMPMFAWTWLITAYLLIAVMPVLAGAITMVLFDRHFGTSFFNAAGGGDPVMYQHIFWFFGHPEVYIMILPAFGIVSQVIPAFSRKPLFGYSSMVYATASIAILSFMVWAHHMFATGMPVTGQLFFMYATMLIAVPTGVKVFNWTATMWRGSLTFETPMLFAIGFLFVFTMGGFTGLMLAMAPLDIQYHGTYFVVAHFHYVLVAGSLFALFAGWYYWAPKWTGWMYNETRGKIHFWSSMIFFNITFFPMHFVGLAGMPRRYADYPAQFTDFNQLATIGAFGFGLAQVYFLFAVVLPAYRGGGELERASDKPWDGATGLEWTVPSPAPFHTFEHPPTVE
- a CDS encoding SURF1 family protein; this encodes MRIRWLPALLILAVIAITVRLGFWQRDRAHQKEALDAQIARYEHASPADVPRESVALKDIEFHRVRATGRFMPELAVFLDNRPYNDQPGFYVVMPMKLANGGYVLVNRGWLPRNYADRTAIEPFATPAGDVTIEGIARGNASRAFELGEGGSAARQKIRQNLDATAYAQETGLPLQPFVIQQTSDDGDKLVRDWPAPTTGVERNYGYMFQWWGMAAAAAGFGLYAARRAAKKQSGDA
- a CDS encoding cytochrome c oxidase assembly protein yields the protein MSKPEANVDRAFNRSMLVKLVVVAGLMFGFGFALVPMYRAICQITGINNLLQRDVSAREARNTQIDYTRTVSIELDANARGPLGFKPKRNSIDVHPGELTTVVYEVTNGQGRTVVAQAIPSYAPKQATEFFKKIECFCFTQQTLAANETRDMPVVFVIDPKLPKDVKTITLSYTFFELNTPAPAVRGAAERTGGAAAKPAA